Proteins from a genomic interval of Marinobacter gudaonensis:
- the lgt gene encoding prolipoprotein diacylglyceryl transferase, with translation MLQHPQIDPVAIAIGPLKIHWYGLTYLVGFVAGWWLGRLRTRKPWSPINEEQMGDLLFYLALGVILGGRFGYVLFYNFDAFLADPLWLFRVWEGGMSFHGGLLGVMFAMWWYGRKVGCGFWRLADFVAPLVPVGLGAGRIGNFINGELWGKPTDVAWGMVFRTAPDSLARHPSQLYQFALEGVALFLILWWFSSRQRPTMAVSGLFLICYGVFRFLVEFVRQPDPQLGYLAFDWLTMGQVLSAPMIIAGAALMFIAYRRQA, from the coding sequence ATGCTGCAGCACCCCCAGATAGATCCGGTGGCCATCGCCATCGGCCCACTGAAAATACACTGGTACGGTTTGACGTACCTGGTCGGGTTTGTCGCAGGCTGGTGGTTGGGACGCCTGCGCACCCGCAAGCCCTGGTCTCCGATCAACGAGGAACAGATGGGCGATCTGCTGTTCTATCTGGCCCTTGGCGTTATCCTTGGGGGGCGTTTCGGTTACGTGCTGTTCTACAACTTTGACGCCTTCCTGGCCGATCCGCTCTGGCTGTTCCGGGTGTGGGAGGGCGGTATGTCCTTCCACGGCGGGCTGCTGGGCGTCATGTTTGCCATGTGGTGGTACGGTCGCAAGGTGGGCTGTGGTTTCTGGCGTCTCGCCGACTTTGTCGCTCCCCTGGTCCCTGTGGGCCTCGGCGCGGGGCGTATTGGCAACTTTATCAATGGTGAGTTGTGGGGCAAACCCACGGATGTGGCCTGGGGGATGGTGTTTCGAACGGCGCCGGATTCCCTGGCACGTCATCCTTCCCAGCTCTACCAGTTTGCGCTTGAAGGCGTGGCTCTGTTCCTGATTCTGTGGTGGTTCTCGTCCCGTCAACGCCCGACAATGGCAGTCTCGGGGCTGTTCCTGATCTGTTATGGGGTGTTCCGGTTCCTGGTGGAGTTCGTGCGCCAGCCAGATCCGCAACTGGGCTACCTCGCCTTTGACTGGCTGACCATGGGGCAGGTGTTGTCCGCGCCCATGATTATCGCTGGCGCCGCCCTGATGTTCATTGCTTACCGGAGACAAGCCTGA
- a CDS encoding thymidylate synthase — MKAYLDLMRDVVDNGFDKGDRTGVGTRSVFGRQIRFNLQDGFPLVTTKKVHLRSIIYELLWFLRGSTDNTWLQERKVSIWNEWALENGDLGPIYGKQWRSWQCPNGEVVDQISEVIEQIRTKPNSRRLIVSAWNPAELPDESIGPQDNVRQGRMALAPCHCLFQFYVADGKLSCQLYQRSADLFLGVPFNIASYALLTHMIAQQCDLDVGEFVHTFGDCHLYQNHLTEDIVFEQLKREPRPLPTLVIKRRPASIFEYELEDFEFEGYDPYPGIKAPIAI, encoded by the coding sequence ATGAAAGCCTACCTCGACCTGATGCGGGACGTTGTTGACAACGGGTTTGACAAGGGGGATCGCACCGGTGTCGGAACCCGATCTGTGTTCGGCCGCCAGATCCGCTTCAACCTGCAGGACGGTTTCCCCCTGGTGACCACCAAGAAGGTCCATCTGCGCAGCATCATCTACGAACTGCTGTGGTTCCTCCGTGGGTCCACTGACAATACCTGGCTGCAGGAACGCAAAGTGTCCATCTGGAACGAATGGGCGCTGGAGAATGGCGACCTCGGCCCCATCTACGGCAAGCAGTGGCGCAGCTGGCAGTGCCCGAACGGCGAGGTGGTGGATCAGATCAGCGAGGTGATCGAGCAGATTCGCACCAAGCCCAATTCGCGGCGTCTGATTGTCTCGGCCTGGAATCCGGCGGAGCTGCCGGACGAATCCATCGGCCCCCAGGATAATGTCCGCCAGGGCCGGATGGCGCTGGCCCCCTGCCATTGCCTGTTCCAGTTCTACGTGGCTGATGGCAAGCTGTCCTGTCAGTTGTATCAGCGCAGTGCGGATCTCTTCCTGGGGGTGCCCTTCAACATCGCTTCCTATGCGCTGCTTACCCACATGATTGCCCAGCAGTGCGACCTGGACGTGGGCGAGTTTGTCCACACCTTTGGTGACTGCCATCTTTACCAGAACCACCTGACCGAGGACATCGTCTTCGAGCAACTGAAGCGCGAGCCCCGACCTCTGCCGACGCTGGTGATCAAGCGCCGGCCGGCAAGCATCTTCGAGTACGAGCTGGAGGACTTCGAGTTCGAGGGCTACGACCCGTATCCGGGCATCAAGGCGCCCATTGCCATCTGA
- a CDS encoding haloalkane dehalogenase, whose amino-acid sequence MRILRTDEARFADLPDYPFAPHHLNVAPGLRMHYVDEGPRDGSPVVMLHGEPSWSYLYRYMIPPVASAGHRVLAPDLIGFGKSDKPASVEDYSYSRHLAWLASWVERLDLSNITLVCQNWGSLLGLRLAAEHPQRFSRIIVGNGMLPTGDTPVPTVFSVWKAFASHSPWFPVGRIVQLGTDRTLSKAELAAYEAPFPSSEFKAGARAFPTLVPTEPGSPDSLANQAAWRVLEKWKKPFITCFSNGDPITRGGERTMQRRIPGAHGQPHITLRGGHFLQEDSPEDFARIVIDALRSELAA is encoded by the coding sequence ATGCGTATTCTGAGAACCGATGAAGCCCGCTTCGCCGACCTTCCGGATTACCCTTTCGCTCCTCACCACCTCAACGTAGCGCCCGGCCTCCGGATGCACTATGTTGACGAGGGGCCACGCGACGGCTCACCGGTGGTCATGCTTCACGGAGAGCCCTCCTGGTCGTACCTGTACCGATACATGATTCCACCCGTTGCCAGTGCCGGACACCGGGTGTTGGCACCCGACCTGATCGGCTTCGGCAAGTCCGACAAACCCGCCTCGGTGGAAGACTACAGTTACAGTCGACACCTGGCCTGGCTGGCGAGCTGGGTGGAACGGCTTGACCTGAGCAACATCACACTGGTCTGCCAGAACTGGGGCTCGCTCCTGGGCCTGCGACTCGCCGCCGAGCACCCTCAGCGCTTCAGCCGTATCATCGTGGGCAACGGCATGCTGCCCACCGGCGATACGCCGGTGCCGACCGTGTTTTCCGTATGGAAGGCGTTTGCCAGCCATAGCCCCTGGTTCCCGGTTGGTCGCATTGTCCAGTTAGGCACTGACCGAACCCTGAGCAAGGCCGAACTCGCCGCCTACGAGGCGCCATTCCCGTCGTCGGAATTCAAGGCCGGCGCCCGGGCGTTCCCGACACTGGTGCCGACCGAACCTGGCTCACCAGACAGCCTGGCCAATCAGGCGGCCTGGCGGGTACTCGAGAAGTGGAAAAAGCCCTTCATAACCTGTTTCAGCAACGGCGACCCGATCACCCGGGGTGGCGAGAGAACCATGCAACGCCGCATTCCCGGCGCCCATGGCCAGCCCCACATTACCCTCCGCGGCGGCCATTTCCTTCAGGAGGATTCTCCGGAGGACTTCGCCCGGATCGTCATCGATGCTCTGAGGTCGGAACTGGCCGCCTGA
- a CDS encoding dihydrofolate reductase — protein sequence MRKALIVAMSRNRVIGRNNKLPWYLPGDLRYFKQATMGKPIIMGRKTWDSIGRPLPGRMNVVISRNEAWVAPTGTVAATSLPEALVKAEAQAELEGGDEVMIIGGGQIYAEALPMVDRMYITQVHAEVDGDAFFPEVNWDEWEEIGREDFSASDNNPYDYSFVVYQRLASA from the coding sequence ATGAGAAAGGCATTGATCGTTGCCATGTCCCGCAACCGGGTCATCGGCCGCAATAACAAACTGCCCTGGTACCTGCCGGGCGACCTCCGCTACTTCAAGCAGGCCACCATGGGCAAACCCATCATCATGGGCCGGAAAACCTGGGATTCCATCGGTCGGCCGCTGCCGGGCAGGATGAACGTGGTGATTTCGAGAAACGAAGCCTGGGTTGCGCCAACGGGCACGGTGGCTGCCACGTCGTTACCCGAAGCGCTGGTGAAGGCTGAGGCCCAGGCCGAGCTTGAAGGTGGTGACGAGGTGATGATCATCGGCGGCGGACAGATATACGCCGAGGCACTGCCGATGGTGGACCGCATGTACATCACCCAGGTGCACGCCGAGGTGGATGGGGATGCGTTCTTTCCGGAGGTGAACTGGGATGAGTGGGAAGAAATCGGACGGGAGGATTTCTCCGCGTCCGACAACAATCCTTACGACTACAGTTTCGTGGTCTATCAGCGCTTGGCGTCGGCGTGA
- a CDS encoding AI-2E family transporter — protein MYAKLETRTFLALLVGVSLAFVFLMKPFFGPIFWAVAIALIFHPVQQLLVRKLGERPNLNALITLFICLVIVVIPVLVLITSLVAEGVALYQQIQSGEIRPGEYIDRVNQSFPAIQAFLAQFDISFAELRDRAVNLFVGGSQFLARQALGLGQNTFQFFLGLALMVYLAFFLLRDGSALVELIIRALPLGDERERLLFAKFAEVTRATVKGNLLIAIIQGALGGLIFWILGISGALLWGVVMAIVSLLPAVGAALVWVPAAIYLAAIGDIFEAAILTTFGVVVIGLADNLLRPVLVGRDTKLPDYIVLLSTLGGIVMFGVNGFVMGPLVAALFMAFWGIFIREFSEGAQSHNAERDSQGPRNPD, from the coding sequence ATGTACGCAAAACTTGAAACACGGACTTTTCTGGCCCTGCTGGTGGGGGTTTCCCTGGCGTTTGTCTTCCTGATGAAGCCGTTTTTCGGGCCCATCTTCTGGGCGGTCGCCATTGCCCTGATTTTCCATCCGGTGCAGCAGCTACTGGTGCGAAAGCTCGGCGAACGCCCCAATCTGAATGCTTTGATTACCCTGTTTATCTGCTTGGTGATCGTAGTTATTCCGGTGCTGGTGCTGATTACCTCCCTGGTGGCGGAGGGCGTTGCGCTTTACCAGCAGATCCAGAGCGGCGAGATTCGCCCGGGCGAGTACATTGACCGGGTCAACCAGTCGTTTCCTGCCATCCAGGCATTTCTGGCCCAGTTCGATATCAGTTTCGCGGAGCTTCGGGATCGCGCGGTCAATCTGTTTGTCGGTGGCAGTCAGTTCCTGGCCAGGCAGGCGCTGGGCCTTGGCCAGAACACCTTCCAGTTCTTCCTGGGACTGGCGCTGATGGTCTACCTGGCGTTCTTTCTGCTGCGGGACGGCAGTGCCCTGGTGGAGTTGATCATCCGGGCGCTGCCCCTGGGCGACGAGCGAGAGAGGCTGCTGTTCGCCAAGTTTGCAGAGGTCACCCGGGCAACCGTGAAGGGCAACCTGCTGATCGCCATCATCCAGGGCGCCCTTGGCGGGTTGATCTTCTGGATACTGGGTATCAGCGGCGCCCTGCTCTGGGGCGTTGTCATGGCGATTGTGTCCCTGTTACCGGCCGTGGGCGCTGCCCTGGTGTGGGTGCCGGCTGCCATCTATCTGGCGGCGATTGGCGATATTTTCGAGGCGGCCATCCTCACCACGTTTGGCGTAGTGGTTATAGGGCTGGCGGACAACCTTTTGCGCCCGGTTCTGGTGGGCCGAGACACCAAGCTGCCTGATTACATCGTGTTGCTGTCAACGCTCGGCGGTATTGTCATGTTCGGCGTAAACGGCTTCGTGATGGGCCCGTTGGTGGCAGCCCTGTTCATGGCGTTCTGGGGCATTTTTATCCGTGAGTTTAGCGAAGGGGCCCAGAGCCACAATGCGGAACGGGATTCTCAGGGACCGAGAAACCCCGACTAG
- a CDS encoding DEAD/DEAH box helicase: MSELTFAELGLDPAVLDAVSAVGYETPSPIQAQSIPALLAGNHLLGVAQTGTGKTAAFALPLLSRIDASIAEPQILVLAPTRELAIQVAEAFTTYASRFRNFHVLPIYGGQDFYPQIKGLRRGAQVIVGTPGRMLDHLRKGTLKLDNLKALVLDEADEMLRMGFIDDVEAILAKTPENCQRALFSATMPPQIKKVAQTYLKNATEVRIESETRTVERIAQFVLPVYAERKLDALTRILEVEPFDASIIFVRTKAETTLLAEKLSARGHAVAPLNGDLNQRQREQTVEDLKRSKKDIIVATDVAARGLDVPRITHVINYDVPYDTEAYIHRVGRTGRAGRDGKAILLVTPRERSWLRTLERATNSPMQAYQLPSPVELKKMREQQFETQLLAFAEDKKLAKTMALLDEIAERNEMDMAMVAGALACWMEAAQPGSLPLEQPDALPVVSATPPPRRDRKGGRPGEHRKGPKGGFKKGRGGPGAKGKAPGKGGKPSGARPPRHADAKR, encoded by the coding sequence ATGTCTGAATTGACCTTTGCCGAACTGGGGCTTGATCCGGCCGTACTTGATGCCGTCTCCGCCGTTGGCTATGAAACCCCGTCTCCGATCCAGGCGCAGTCCATCCCTGCACTGCTGGCGGGCAATCATCTGCTGGGCGTTGCCCAGACCGGCACCGGCAAAACTGCCGCGTTCGCCCTGCCCCTGCTCAGCCGGATCGACGCCTCCATCGCCGAACCCCAGATTCTGGTGCTGGCACCGACCCGGGAACTGGCCATCCAGGTGGCCGAAGCCTTCACCACCTACGCCAGCCGGTTCCGCAATTTCCACGTACTGCCTATCTACGGTGGCCAGGACTTTTATCCCCAGATCAAGGGGCTGCGCCGCGGTGCCCAGGTGATTGTGGGCACACCTGGCCGGATGCTGGATCATCTGCGCAAAGGCACGTTGAAGCTGGACAACCTGAAAGCACTGGTCCTGGACGAAGCAGATGAAATGCTGCGAATGGGCTTTATTGACGACGTCGAAGCAATTCTTGCCAAGACGCCGGAGAACTGCCAGCGCGCTCTGTTCTCAGCGACCATGCCGCCGCAAATCAAGAAGGTGGCCCAGACTTACCTGAAGAACGCCACCGAAGTGCGGATCGAGAGCGAAACCCGCACGGTCGAGCGTATTGCCCAGTTCGTGCTGCCGGTCTACGCCGAGCGCAAGCTCGACGCCCTGACCCGCATCCTGGAAGTGGAGCCGTTCGACGCCTCGATCATCTTCGTGCGTACTAAAGCGGAAACCACCCTGCTGGCCGAGAAGCTTTCCGCTCGCGGCCATGCTGTGGCTCCCCTGAATGGCGACCTGAACCAGCGCCAGCGGGAACAGACGGTGGAGGACCTCAAGCGCAGCAAGAAAGACATTATCGTGGCAACCGACGTGGCGGCCCGCGGCCTGGACGTGCCGCGCATTACCCACGTGATCAACTACGATGTGCCTTACGACACCGAAGCCTACATCCACCGGGTTGGCCGCACCGGCCGCGCCGGTCGCGACGGCAAGGCCATTCTGCTGGTTACGCCCAGGGAGCGGAGCTGGCTGCGCACCCTTGAGCGCGCCACTAACTCGCCGATGCAGGCATATCAGTTGCCCTCGCCGGTGGAACTGAAGAAAATGCGCGAGCAGCAGTTTGAAACCCAGCTGCTGGCGTTCGCTGAGGACAAGAAGCTGGCCAAAACCATGGCCCTGCTTGACGAAATTGCTGAGCGCAATGAAATGGATATGGCCATGGTGGCCGGCGCCCTCGCCTGCTGGATGGAAGCCGCCCAGCCCGGCTCACTGCCATTGGAGCAGCCAGATGCACTGCCGGTGGTCTCCGCCACTCCGCCGCCCCGTCGCGATCGCAAGGGTGGTCGCCCAGGCGAGCATCGCAAGGGGCCCAAGGGTGGCTTCAAGAAAGGTCGCGGCGGCCCCGGAGCCAAGGGTAAAGCGCCCGGCAAGGGCGGTAAGCCCTCGGGGGCGCGCCCGCCGCGTCACGCCGACGCCAAGCGCTGA
- a CDS encoding acyl-CoA thioesterase produces the protein MTFDELLQAADSGQPLAIPKSWSQGRATFGGLTAALVFERMAHRVPKDRAMRSMQVSFVGPVEPGVPASLETDILREGRAVSQVQGQIIQNGEPRLVCLASFGGDRESKVQLEPLPAPDASPVDRCPSLDHIPGVTPDFVQHIEMRWAFGHFPFSGKGGREMGGWMQFRTPPRTFTDAHIVALVDAWPPALLPHFGTPVSASSLSWALDILHPRPVIEPGDWLLYKASIDQAGAGYGHTQAGIWTARGELVALSRQTVTVFG, from the coding sequence ATGACCTTTGATGAGTTGTTACAGGCTGCCGACAGCGGCCAGCCACTGGCCATACCCAAAAGCTGGTCCCAGGGGCGAGCGACGTTTGGTGGTCTTACGGCGGCGCTGGTGTTTGAGCGTATGGCGCACAGGGTACCGAAGGATCGTGCCATGCGATCCATGCAGGTTTCCTTCGTTGGGCCGGTGGAGCCCGGGGTGCCTGCGAGCCTCGAAACAGACATTTTGCGTGAGGGGCGGGCGGTCAGCCAGGTGCAGGGACAGATCATTCAGAACGGCGAGCCGCGGCTGGTTTGCCTGGCAAGCTTTGGTGGTGACCGGGAATCAAAGGTGCAGCTGGAGCCACTTCCCGCGCCGGATGCCTCCCCGGTAGACCGGTGCCCGAGCCTTGATCATATCCCGGGTGTCACGCCCGATTTTGTTCAGCACATCGAGATGCGCTGGGCGTTTGGTCACTTTCCCTTCAGTGGCAAAGGCGGTCGGGAGATGGGCGGCTGGATGCAGTTCCGGACGCCTCCCCGGACATTTACCGATGCTCACATCGTTGCGCTTGTCGATGCCTGGCCGCCAGCGCTGTTACCGCACTTTGGTACACCGGTCAGCGCCAGCTCGTTGAGCTGGGCGCTGGACATCCTGCACCCTCGGCCTGTCATCGAACCGGGCGACTGGCTGCTGTATAAAGCGTCGATTGACCAGGCCGGGGCGGGCTATGGACATACCCAGGCCGGTATCTGGACGGCACGTGGCGAGCTGGTCGCGCTCAGTCGCCAGACGGTGACGGTGTTCGGGTAA